The following nucleotide sequence is from Candidatus Nanoarchaeia archaeon.
AACGGTGTTGAATGGTGCATCGTTGATGAAGTGCATGCGCTCGCTGAGAACAAGAGGGGCGTTCATTTAAGCCTGAGCCTGGAGCGTCTTGGCAAGATGAGTTCCCATATGACAAGGATAGGCCTGAGCGCGACCATCTCTCCTCTGGAAGAGGTTGCCAAGTTCCTTGTTGGCTATGAGAACGGAAAAGAACGCGATTGTTTGATTGTGGATGTGCAGTTCATCAAGGAATTGGACCTCAAGGTGATGTGCCCTGTTCCTGATCTCATCAACGTTGAGGCTGAAGAAAGGCACCAGAAGATGTACGAGCTCATTGACGAGCTTGTCCAGAGCCATACCTCAACTCTTATCTTCACAAACACGAGAAGCGCAACTGAGAGGGTTGTTGATTATCTGAAAGAGAAGTTCCCAAAGAATTACACTGAGAACATCGGAGCACACCATGGAAGCCTTTCAAAGGAGCACCGCTTTGCCATAGAGAATAAGCTGCGGCAGGGAAAACTCAAGGTTGTTGTCTCTTCAACATCCCTTGAGCTGGGGATTGACATAGGCTATATAGACCTCGTTATCCTCCTTGGAAGCCCCAAGTCTGTCGCACGATGCCTCCAAAGAATCGGAAGGTCTGGCCACAGGCTGCATGAAAAGGCAAAGGGAAGGATCATAGTGATGGACAGGGATGACCTGGTTGAGTGCAGCGTCCTCCTCAAGGCAGCCATGGAGAAGAAGATTGACAGGATCCATATTCCAACAAACTGCCTTGATGTGCTGAGCCAGCAGATTATAGGGATAGCTGTTGACTCAAGAACCAGGATTGAGGATCTCTACAGCCTTGTTACTTCTTCCTACTGCTACCACGGCCTTAAGAAAAAGGAGTTTCACGAAGTCCTCGATTATCTTGCCGGAAAGTACGTTGACCTTGAAGACAGGAATATCTATGCCAAGATCTGGGTTGATGAAGAGGCAGGGGAGATAGGAAAGCGCGGAAAGCTCGGCAGGGTCATCTATATGACCAATATCGGCACAATCCCTGACGAGACCTTCATCACTGTAAAGATCGGCGAGCAGAGCATCGGCAGGCTTGATGAGGGATTCCTTGAGAAGCTGAAGAGGGGAGACGTCTTTGTCCTTGGAGGAAACACCTATGAGTTCCTTTTCAGCAGGGGCATGGTGGCTCAGGTAAAGGCAAGCGCAAACAGGCCTCCCACAGTGCCTTCCTGGTTCAGTGAGATGCTGCCCTTGAGTTTTGACCTGAGCATTGAGATCGGAAAGTTCAGGAGGTATATGGATGATCTGTTTACAAAGAAGAAGTCAAAGGAAGAGATTCTGACCTTTATCAACACCTATCTCTATGTTGATGCGAACGCTGCTGAGGCATTGTACTGCTATTTTGAGGAGCAGTTCCGCTACTGCCAGATCCCCTCAGACAAGAAGATCCTGGTTGAATCCTATTCCACAGGCAAGCAGACAATGGTCATCTTCCATACACTCTTTGGAAGAAGGGTGAATGATGTCTTAAGCAGATGTGTTGCGTTTGCAATCTCGCGGACTGAGCATAAGGATGTCGAGATTGGCATAAATGACAATGGCTTTTATATCACTTCTGGCAGGAAGATTAATCCTGTCCGGGCATTCGGGATGCTGAAGAGCAAGGACTTGAGGAAGATCGCCGAGCTTGCCATTGATAAGACAGAGGTGATGAAGCGGAGATTCCGCCACTGCGCAACAAGAGCATTGATGATACTCAGGAACTACAAAGGAAGAACGAAGCGTGTTGGCAGGCAGCAGGTCAGCTCCATGATCCTGATGACTGCGCTCAGGAGAATCTCTGAGGACTTCTCGATTCTGAAGGAGGCGCGGCGTGAAGTGCTTGAAGATCTGATGGACATCGGGCATGCAGAGGAAGTGATGAGGCGTATTGAGGAAAAGAAGATTTCGCTGAAAGAGGTCACCACCCAGAGCCCATCCCCCTTCTCTTTTAACCTTGTTGCACAGGGCTACCTTGATATCCTGAAGATGGAGGACAGGATAGCATTTTTGAAGAGGATGCATGAAGTGGTGATGCAGAAGATACAGAAATAGTTTCTTACGGCTGCCAAAACACACATCTTCTATCAGGATACAAAAATGCCTATCGCAACATTAATATAGCCCTTAGTGCTCCATCACATCATGAAGCAGGAAACAGTTACAATAAGCAAAAAAGAATACGAAGAGCTTTTGGAAGAGGTAGGAATTCTCCGCTAGTCTTTGACTATGGGCACGTGGGCCAAATTCTGCAAATATTCTTGAAATGAAGGCATCCTCACCAAACACGGAGCAGTTCCGTGCTTTTTATAGTGCTCTTGTTCTCTGGCGTTTTTGTATTCGAAAGCTTTCTTTAATGGTGTTTCCTTTATGTTGCCCAGTAAATCATTGGTAAGTTGAGTATAGGCGCAGGTCATGTAGTGGCCATACGGCCCTATTGCAACGCCATTGGACGAATACCCACACAAACCGGCGGAATCTAAAGTTAGCGGCCCCCCTGACTCGGACACGCTTCGTATTAATGGAGCATAATCTTCAATCCTGCTCATTGGATTGACAAGGCCTTCCCAATTATCCACAGCATTTCCCAGCCGTGCAAGCGGATTGCAGATAAAGTAGATATCTTCTGCGCAAAACTCCTTTATTGCATGCACTTCATCGTTGTTTACACTGGAGACTGTTGTGTTAATGGCTGTGCTAAGCACAGTGAGGTCATCTAGCGTTTCAATTCTTCCACGGTAAATCTCTCTAAGAATCTGGATGTTGGCGAGCACCTGCTGGAGCTGATTCTTCGTTCCTGTTAGATAGTCATATCGCTTATTTTGCAGCGAATCAAGTGAAAGGACAAGCACAGAATTATTCTTGGCGTAGAATTCTATAACCTCCCTGTGGAGTGCTCGCCCGTTGCTATACACAACAGGGATCATGCTGCTGGAATTAATCTCCGTAACCAGTGTTCGGATATCCTTATGAATTGTCGGCTCGCCCTCGCCCGCAATAACAACTACTTTTCCACCTAGCTCCTGAGCTTGGCCAATCAAGTCCAGCCTGTCTTGCAATGTCAGCATCTGTTCAGGGGGGTATTTTTGTTTGGCAGCCCCCATATTAAAACACTTAGGGCACTTATAGTTGCAGGTAAATTCCAGATTAAGCATTAAATAGGTAAATCCGTGCAGTTGCCCTGCCTTAGAGAGATGTTTGGGCGTCCCCTTTACTGCCCTCATCTCCTCCCCTCAGGGATTACCGTGATGATAACCCCGCTTTTGATTTTCTTTCGCAGTTTTTGACTCGCAACAAAATTTGCGGTGGCGGAGTCTCCAAATCCTGTGCATAGAGGATGTTCATTTCTATATCCCTCTATTTCTGCCCTATCGATGGAGAATATGTCATCTATAGTTGAAACGTTATCTTCATACACTCGGGGATTGCTTGTACTATCCAGGTGCCGAACTCCGCGTATTGAATGAGCTTCTGCTGACTCAACACCTATCACCTTCGCCCCTAACTCTTCTTTTAAGCGTTTCCCAACTCCGATGACAGTACCACCGCTGCCAACCCCGGCAACAAAATATGCCTGCTTGCCTTTACTGTCCGGTAGCTGGTCAAGGATTTCTTCAGCTGTAAACTCATAGTGGACCCTCCAATTTAATGGATTGCTGTACTGATCAAGATAAAGATATTTTGGATGCTCTCCTGCCCACTTCTTGCATTGTTCCCGAGCTGCGTCGGAATTAGGGATTCCAGCCCAAAAAACATTACCAGTAAAGCAATGATATATTGGCGTCTGCTCCACACGCCGCAAAAATGTGGGATGAAAGGATTCTGGTATAAAGAGGGTAACCTCCATATCTAATTTATTTGCGAAATAGACTAATGATAAGGCATAATTACCTGAACTTGCATCGGCGACTCTATCTCTCCCCGCCAAAAAGGCATTAGCCAGAAGATAAAGTGCTGGCCGGTCTTTTATTGAGCGAGTTGGTGCATGCGACTCGTCCTTGGCAAAAAGCTGGACATCTGAGCCTGAAAACAATTCGGAATAGTCTATGAGGGGACTATTCCAATATCCGAGCATCGTACACTTCCACAGGTTATACTGCTTCGCTAGCTGTACATATAATGAATTAAGCGTGTCTATTTGCGGCTCCTGAACTACCTGCTTATGCAGTCTACTCACGTTTTCCATCCTTACTCCCACGAAAAGATCTTGCATTGCTTCTTTACTAGTGAATACAAGGAGTATTATGAATATTTGTAGTATCCTATCACTACCACAATCTTTATATACCCAACAGCCCTTCTCATGGTATGAACACCACCCTCCTCAAAGACATCGGATTGACAGATACCGAGATCAAGATCTACCTCGCCCTGCTCAGCTTGGGAGCAACGCCTGCTGGCAGGATTGTCGAGCAGACAGGAGTCTACAGGAAAAACCTTTACGACGCCTTAAACAAGCTTGTTGAAAAAGGCCTTGTGAGTTATGTTATTGAACATAAGAAGAAATTCTTCCAGGCAAAAAACCCGGAGAATCTGGAAAAATATCTTGATGAAAAAAAAGCCAGAATCGAGGAGCAAAAGCAGGAAATCCAAACCACGATTTCTGAGATGAAAGCGCTTTTTGGCCAAGCTCCTGCCGAAATAGAATCAGAAATCTACCGCGGAACAGAAGGGATCAAGACAATCCTGAAGGAATGCCTCAACTGCAAAGAAGTCCTCTTCATCGGAGCAACAGGGGATGTTGAGAGCAGGCTTCCCTATTTCTGGCCTCACTATAATAAAAAGAGGGAGAAGCTGAAATGCAAATGGAGATTGCTTCTTGTATACGAATCGAGAAACAGGCCAATAACAAAATCCAGATATTATGAATACAAGATTTTGCCAAAAATACTAAGCGGCCTGAATGTTATCTATATTTACGGAGACTCTGTTGCAAACGTGCTCTGGCTTGAAAAGCCAGTCGCTTTTGTCATAAAGCATAAATCATTATCGCAGAACTACAAAAAATATTTCGAGTATTTGTGGAAGAGCGTCCACTAATAAAGAAGTCTTATGCCAGAACAACCACCACTCCATGTAAAGAATCAGCCCTGCGCTCCTAAAGCTTCCTTAACCCGAGCGACATCCTCATCACTCATCGGCTTCGGGGAAAGGTGCGTCTTGTCCTTGTATGCCTCCGGCACTCCAGCATCAAGTATGTAGGGTTCCTTGAAGAGCACAGCTGATCTCTCCATCTCTGCAACGAGGGTATCTGCGTCGTTTGCAGTAAAGGTGAGGCTTCCAGCACCATTTTTCCCTTTCCTATCCCATTCCCTGTAAAAGCTAGGGCAGTCCTTTGCGTCATGCAATACGGTATACAGTAATGTATTTCCCATCAACTGCCTGAGAAACCGGATAAGAATATAAGCATTTCTCTTTTTTGGTGCTCCATCCAAAAAACCTCCTTTCAGTCGGGTTGCCATCAGCTCGCCTGCTTGTTGTAGGGTAAAGGTTGACATCCCCGTAGGGACATCCCCCTGTCAACAGCATTCGTTTACCAGCAGAGGCTCGCAAAATAGATGGCAACCTTCATTTTTTGGATGGAGCTTCTTTTTGCGTTTATTTTCCAAAGGATTATTATACAGAAGGCGGCTTCAATGCACCATGCATCTCGCCTCAAACATCTCAGCCCATGACCTCATCATTCTCGCAGGCAGCACTCTCATCATTTCAGACATCCATATAGGGTATGAGGAATCATTGAACAGGCAGGGCGTTTTAGTCCCCCGCATCTTTTTCAGGGAAACCATGAAGCGCCTGGAAAAAGCCATTGAAACCATTAAAAAAAACAAAAAAATAAAAAAGTTTGATGCAGTGATATTAAACGGAGACCTAAAGGACGAATTTGGCAGGATTTCGGAGACAGAATGGAGGCACTGCCTGCGTTTTTTTGATTACCTTGCCTCGCTTTCTAAGAAAATCGTTATTGTGAAGGGCAATCACGATGCTGCTGTTCAGCCATTGGCAAGGAAGCTGAATGTTGAGCTTCTGGATTCCTTTTCATTCTCCCTTGGGAAGAAACACATCCTGGTCACTCACGGAGACGCCTTGCCTGGCCTCCCCTGCCTCAAGAAGTGTGATACACTCATCATTGGCCACATCCATCCTGCGGTGAAGATCAGGGATGCAGTGAGGTCAGAGACCTTCAAGTGCTACCTTGTAGGCAAATTCAGGAGCAAAACCCTTATCGTCCAGCCCTCATCGAACGTCGCCACAGAAGGAAGCAATGTCTTAAAGGAACACAGCAAGAGCCCTTTTCTTACCGATGCTTTTTTAAGGAGTTGTGACGTCTATGTTGTTGGAGACAAAATCCTTCCTTTTGGAAAGCTGAGGCGATTGCAATGAAGTTTGGCTATGATATGCAAACAAGGGAACCCGGCGAGCTGAATCTGCTCCCTCTTGACTATCTCCTCAGGCAGAGGGACAGGCCAGTGGAGAAAGATAGTCCTTTCAGGCAAGAGCATTCTGAAGATTCCGGCTATTTTGCCCCTCACCTCGATTACATGGTCCAGAGGCTCTTGCTCATCCAGGATCATACCATGAAAGCCTTGCGGAAGAAAAGCAGGTTTGAGCCCCCTTCCCGAACTCCAGGATTCTATGGAAGGACATGGCTTGGCTGGGATGAGATGGAGATAAGGACAGGACTCGAGCCTTCCTTCTCCCACGAAGTGCAAACACATGAGAGCATCCACACAACAGATGAACACGAAACACGACAGCTGACTGCGTGGATGCTGGAGGTCTCCTTCAAATACGCGTGGGGGAACCGCAACAGGATGATCAATTACGATGAGAGGTATTAGGATCAGTACTCTCAAACTGGCTCATTGAAAAGCTTCGCTCCGATGGTGGCAGGTTCGCCCAGCGATGTTTTACTGCTAAGCGACATATCCCCGAATGGGACGACCCCCTTGTCGTTGTTGTGTCCTTGGCTTCAGGGGCTCACAAATGGCCGCCATCGCCATCTTCTACCGAGCTTCTCAAAGCAAGAATTTAAATAGCAGTACTGGCAAATCTTCGTCCATGGACCACACAGAGGAAGCATATCATCAGGCAGTCGAAGTCCTCCGTCTCTGCGCCACAAAACATGGCTTTTATGCATCTCATCCTGGCTATGATGCAGTGTGGGCAAGGGACAGCATGATCACCTCGATTGGAGCCAGCCTGGTGGATGATGCCAAACTGAAAAATGCCTTTAAGCAATCGCTCCTCTTGCTTGCTAAGCATCAAAGCCCAGCTGGAGAAATTCC
It contains:
- a CDS encoding metallophosphoesterase, coding for MHLASNISAHDLIILAGSTLIISDIHIGYEESLNRQGVLVPRIFFRETMKRLEKAIETIKKNKKIKKFDAVILNGDLKDEFGRISETEWRHCLRFFDYLASLSKKIVIVKGNHDAAVQPLARKLNVELLDSFSFSLGKKHILVTHGDALPGLPCLKKCDTLIIGHIHPAVKIRDAVRSETFKCYLVGKFRSKTLIVQPSSNVATEGSNVLKEHSKSPFLTDAFLRSCDVYVVGDKILPFGKLRRLQ
- a CDS encoding ATP-dependent helicase, which produces MITLKKEPGTSAELETILRPLIKQWFFKKFPSFSLPQLYAVTEIHSRKNILVSAPTGATKTLTGFLSILNELVDASQKGILEDRIYCVYISPLKALNNDIHKNLIEPLVDMEALNGKALGIRVAVRTGDTTASEKSAMLKKPPHILITTPESLAIILSSIKFKNFLNGVEWCIVDEVHALAENKRGVHLSLSLERLGKMSSHMTRIGLSATISPLEEVAKFLVGYENGKERDCLIVDVQFIKELDLKVMCPVPDLINVEAEERHQKMYELIDELVQSHTSTLIFTNTRSATERVVDYLKEKFPKNYTENIGAHHGSLSKEHRFAIENKLRQGKLKVVVSSTSLELGIDIGYIDLVILLGSPKSVARCLQRIGRSGHRLHEKAKGRIIVMDRDDLVECSVLLKAAMEKKIDRIHIPTNCLDVLSQQIIGIAVDSRTRIEDLYSLVTSSYCYHGLKKKEFHEVLDYLAGKYVDLEDRNIYAKIWVDEEAGEIGKRGKLGRVIYMTNIGTIPDETFITVKIGEQSIGRLDEGFLEKLKRGDVFVLGGNTYEFLFSRGMVAQVKASANRPPTVPSWFSEMLPLSFDLSIEIGKFRRYMDDLFTKKKSKEEILTFINTYLYVDANAAEALYCYFEEQFRYCQIPSDKKILVESYSTGKQTMVIFHTLFGRRVNDVLSRCVAFAISRTEHKDVEIGINDNGFYITSGRKINPVRAFGMLKSKDLRKIAELAIDKTEVMKRRFRHCATRALMILRNYKGRTKRVGRQQVSSMILMTALRRISEDFSILKEARREVLEDLMDIGHAEEVMRRIEEKKISLKEVTTQSPSPFSFNLVAQGYLDILKMEDRIAFLKRMHEVVMQKIQK
- a CDS encoding radical SAM/SPASM domain-containing protein; this encodes MRAVKGTPKHLSKAGQLHGFTYLMLNLEFTCNYKCPKCFNMGAAKQKYPPEQMLTLQDRLDLIGQAQELGGKVVVIAGEGEPTIHKDIRTLVTEINSSSMIPVVYSNGRALHREVIEFYAKNNSVLVLSLDSLQNKRYDYLTGTKNQLQQVLANIQILREIYRGRIETLDDLTVLSTAINTTVSSVNNDEVHAIKEFCAEDIYFICNPLARLGNAVDNWEGLVNPMSRIEDYAPLIRSVSESGGPLTLDSAGLCGYSSNGVAIGPYGHYMTCAYTQLTNDLLGNIKETPLKKAFEYKNAREQEHYKKHGTAPCLVRMPSFQEYLQNLAHVPIVKD
- a CDS encoding pyridoxal-phosphate dependent enzyme, which codes for MENVSRLHKQVVQEPQIDTLNSLYVQLAKQYNLWKCTMLGYWNSPLIDYSELFSGSDVQLFAKDESHAPTRSIKDRPALYLLANAFLAGRDRVADASSGNYALSLVYFANKLDMEVTLFIPESFHPTFLRRVEQTPIYHCFTGNVFWAGIPNSDAAREQCKKWAGEHPKYLYLDQYSNPLNWRVHYEFTAEEILDQLPDSKGKQAYFVAGVGSGGTVIGVGKRLKEELGAKVIGVESAEAHSIRGVRHLDSTSNPRVYEDNVSTIDDIFSIDRAEIEGYRNEHPLCTGFGDSATANFVASQKLRKKIKSGVIITVIPEGRR
- a CDS encoding helix-turn-helix domain-containing protein, which produces MNTTLLKDIGLTDTEIKIYLALLSLGATPAGRIVEQTGVYRKNLYDALNKLVEKGLVSYVIEHKKKFFQAKNPENLEKYLDEKKARIEEQKQEIQTTISEMKALFGQAPAEIESEIYRGTEGIKTILKECLNCKEVLFIGATGDVESRLPYFWPHYNKKREKLKCKWRLLLVYESRNRPITKSRYYEYKILPKILSGLNVIYIYGDSVANVLWLEKPVAFVIKHKSLSQNYKKYFEYLWKSVH